The following proteins are encoded in a genomic region of Thermothielavioides terrestris NRRL 8126 chromosome 5, complete sequence:
- a CDS encoding glycoside hydrolase family 36 protein (CAZy_ID 269752) codes for MSALVATYPPLGQVTILDSSSVTIHAVLEVPRELAAATPWQLALWHSNDDGGEWTEAEFAAAVTDDDRVTDLHLANESATRLYFTANVVVGSSLRFTVKFRQRDGQEWRWARSEQGSDDGVVVIKKKPTRDSDPEDLPDLIHDLNPALSWKSLTSQAPGTRLWSIEAAVDGTKDNESSYADVPLGIPWGRFLRWFALVRPWTPWLAPRQGKTELQLDKDALLCSFLSPQGKHMVFLGMSAVDDVITLFRSSDSNRLAFHIRSDNPKPTTGIALVAVGDDIESTIAAVVYHARDLVSATIMAAAEGSAETPAGGDVQAQWYETWYDGLGYCTWNSLGQQLTEEKILTALDALAENNLNISNLIIDDNWQDIDHRGDSQWQHGWNDFEAEPKAFPRGLKALVSDIRSKHQNIQHIAVWHALLGYWAGLAPNGPLAKRYKTVSAVRDDPAKDQLPVDGKMTLVAEEDIAAFYDDFYRFLSASGVDGVKTDAQYMLDTLVPADLRRTLTPAYLDAWARAALRHFPGRAISCMSQAPPVLFRAQLPDAAARRPPCVLRNSDDYFPGDRASHPWHVWVNAHAALLTRHLPAAVPDWDMFQTAHGDGDDNGYAAFHAAARCVSGGPVYITDEPGRHDAALLAQVSGATPRGRTVVFRPAVAGRVLDAYVGYGEPALLKVGAYHGRAGRGTAIVGLFNVVERPVAEVVPLARFPGVVAEQSYVVRAHGSGRVTPPLRVGAPASLLAVSLGVRGADVLCAYPLTEVESRTRRRVLLANLGLVGKMTGCAAVLRTEFEVRENGRLLVDATVKALGVLGIYISVLPELSIQDDFMVTIQGQPIPSHTVTVNKDDQHVLDVDIETAWRKMKLESGWANEVEVKVYFALERK; via the exons ATGTCGGCCTTGGTCGCAACGTACCCTCCTCTCGGACAAGTCACGATATTGGACAGCTCCAGCGTGACAATCCATGCTGTCCTGGAAGTTCCCCGCGAACTCGCCGCCGCGACACCATGGCAGCTCGCGCTCTGGCACTCGAACGATGACGGAGGCGAGTGGACCGAGGCCGAGTTTGCGGCTGCTGTGACGGACGACGACCGAGTCACGGACTTACACCTGGCCAACGAGTCGGCTACCAGGCTGTACTTCACGGCTAACGTGGTCGTGGGCTCCTCGCTGCGATTCACTGTCAAGTTCCGGCAGAGGGATGGCCAGGAGTGGCGCTGGGCTCGCAGCGAGCAAGGCTCGGACGACGGCGTGGTGGTGATCAAGAAGAAACCCACTCGGGACAGTGACCCCGAGGATCTGCCAGACTTGATCCATGACCTGAACCCAGCTCTCAGCTGGAAGAGCCTCACGAGCCAGGCTCCGGGAACTCGGCTGTGGTCCATTGAGGCAGCAGTGGACGGGACGAAGGACAACGAGTCGTCGTATGCCGATGTTCCCCTCGGCATCCCTTGGGGCAGGTTTCTCAG ATGGTTTGCCTTGGTCCGGCCCTGGACGCCGTGGCTTGCGCCGAGGCAGGGGAAGACAGAGCTGCAACTGGACAAGGATGCACTTCTCTGCTCGTTCCTGTCCCCTCAGGGCAAGCACATGGTTTTTCTCGGCATGAGTGCTGTCGATGATGTTATCACCCTCTTCCGCAGCAGTGACTCCAACCGCTTGGCCTTCCAT ATCCGCAGTGACAACCCGAAGCCGACAACAGGAATCGCCCTGGTTGCTGTGGGGGACGACATCGAGAGCACGATTGCCGCCGTCGTGTATCATGCCCGTGACCTGGTCTCGGCAACCATTATGGCAGCAGCCGAAGGTTCGGCCGAAACCCCGGCGGGGGGTGACGTCCAGGCGCAGTGGTATGAAACCTGGTATGATGGCTTAGGATATT GCACCTGGAACTCGCTAGGCCAACAGCTGACGGAAGAGAAGATCCTAACAGCACTGGACGCCCTTGCGGAGAACAACCTCAACATCTCCAACCTGATCATCGACGACAACTGGCAGGACATCGACCACAGGGGAGACAGCCAATGGCAACACGGCTGGAATGACTTTGAGGCCGAGCCAAAGGCCTTCCCCAGAGGACTCAAAGCACTCGTCTCCGACATCCGCTCCAAACACCAAAACATCCAGCACATCGCCGTCTGGCACGCTCTCCTCGGCTACTGGGCCGGCCTCGCCCCCAACGGCCCGCTCGCCAAGCGGTACAAAACCGTCTCCGCCGTCCGCGACGACCCCGCCAAGGACCAGCTCCCTGTCGATGGCAAGATGACGCTCGTCGCCGAAGAGGACATCGCCGCCTTCTACGACGACTTCTACCGCTTCCTGTCCGCCAGCGGCGTCGACGGTGTCAAGACGGACGCGCAGTACATGCTCGACACGCTCGTGCCCGCCGACCTCCGGCGCACGCTCACGCCGGCCTACCTGGACGCCTgggcgcgcgccgcgctcCGGCACTTCCCCGGCCGCGCCATCTCGTGCATGTCGCAGGCACCGCCGGTGCTCTTCCGCGCGCAGCTgcccgacgcggcggcgcgccgcccgccctgcGTGCTCCGCAACTCGGACGACTACTTCCCGGGCGACCGCGCGTCGCACCCGTGGCACGTGTGGGTCAACGCgcacgccgcgctgctcaCGCGGcacctgcccgccgccgtgccggaCTGGGACATGTTCCAGACGGCGCACGGAGACGGAGACGACAACGGGTACGCGGCCTTccacgcggccgcgcgctgcGTCAGCGGCGGGCCCGTGTACATCACGGACGAGCCGGGCCGGCacgacgccgcgctgctggcgcaggtgAGCGGGGCGACCCCCCGCGGCAGGACGGTGGTCTTCCgcccggccgtcgccggccgcgtgCTCGACGCGTACGTCGGCTACGGCGAGCCCGCGCTGCTCAAGGTCGGCGCGTACCACGGCCGCGCGGGGCGCGGCACGGCCATCGTCGGCCTGTTCAACGTGGTCGAGCGGCCCGTCGCGGAGGTCGTCCCGCTCGCGCGGTTCCCCGGCGTGGTGGCGGAGCAGAGCTACGTCGTGCGGGCtcacggcagcggcagggtgacgccgccgttgcgggtgggcgcgccggcgtcgctaCTGGCGGTGTCGCTTGGGGTGAGGGGCGCCGACGTGCTCTGTGCGTATCCCCTGACCGAGGTCGAGTCGCGGACCAGAAggcgggtgctgctggcgaaTCTGGGGCTGGTGGGCAAGATGACCGGGTGCGCGGCGGTGCTGAGGACCGAGTTTGAGGTGCGCGAGAACGGGAGACTGCTGGTTGATGCGACGGTGAAGGCGCTGGGGGTTCTGG GCATCTACATCTCGGTGCTGCCCGAACTGTCGATCCAGGACGACTTCATGGTCACCATTCAAGGCCAGCCGATCCCCTCGCATACTGTCACCGTCAACAAGGACGACCAGCACGTCCTCGACGTGGACATCGAGACGGCATGGCGGAAAATGAAGCTGGAGAGCGGGTGGGCGAACGAGGTAGAAGTGAAGGTCTATTTTGCTTTGGAGAGGAAGTGA